In Asterias rubens chromosome 10, eAstRub1.3, whole genome shotgun sequence, the following proteins share a genomic window:
- the LOC117295788 gene encoding uncharacterized protein LOC117295788 — MERYVCRGTIMMDLRRIFLSLVIVMYVNNEVSAQDCQFRNNLCDWQNEGNIDWVQKTVINGPDSAHYAEVVTDATPPGQHTAVLTSMTQNHVMTMLGFFYRLGAPNTLTVVARLDGGDVETLWSRNGTEDSGSWIEVDLPVPKSSSFQISIKAVLPDNSTSFVGLTNITLRVGDDECAAMPCLNGGFCIDGNRSFTCVCSSGFKGELCQIDTNAPPRTTALPTTHTSSTRLSTILTTLLSTTQPTKFQKTTVIKMSPSVDTTVKYDTPTTPLSLPVKSEKQRKGMDEPVMIVIIAVAAIVGIAILVTIVWMMAYVKKRSWRPNYHERGVSMENVNNTASVNGKWTSTVDLPGSIPESKHALTPVAEDAIPPKVENIYVVSPTGVNPIGIVNPGYNIEHMY, encoded by the exons ATGGAACGATATGTATGTAGAGGAACGATCATGATGGATCTGCGCAGAATATTTTTGTCATTGGTGATAGTTATGTACGTCAATAATG AGGTGAGTGCACAAGACTGCCAGTTTAGGAATAATCTTTGTGATTGGCAAAACGAGGGAAACATCGACTGGGTGCAGAAAACAGTCATCAATGGTCCCGATTCGG CTCATTATGCCGAGGTTGTAACAGACGCCACGCCCCCTGGCCAACATACAGCCGTGCTAACCAGCATGACACAGAATCATGTCATGACAATGTTGGGATTCTTCTACCGCTTGGGGGCGCCAAACACGCTGACCGTGGTGGCAAGGCTGGACGGGGGCGATGTTGAAACATTGTGGTCCCGTAATGGGACCGAGGATAGTGGAAGTTGGATCGAGGTTGATTTACCCGTTCCCAAAAGCAGCAGCTTTCAG ATATCTATAAAAGCGGTTCTACCCGATAATTCCACTTCATTTGTTGGCTTGACCAATATCACCCTACGCGTTGGCG ATGATGAATGTGCGGCCATGCCATGCCTAAATGGCGGCTTTTGCATTGATGGAAACCGTTCGTTTACCTGTGTGTGCAGTTCCGGGTTCAAAGGCGAACTTTGTCAGATTGACACGAACGCACCACCAAGAACAACAG CGTTACCAACAACTCATACAAGTTCAACTCGCCTGTCCACCATCTTAACAACTCTGTTGTCCACTACGCAGCCTACCAAATTCCAAAAGACAACAGTGATAAAAAtgtcgccctctgttgacaccACTGTGAAATATGACACTCCCACCACCCCGTTAAGTCTACCAGTGAAATCTGAAAAGCAAAGGAAGGGCATGGACGAACCTGTAATGATTGTCATCATTGCTGTAGCAGCTATCGTTGGTATCGCTATTCTCGTCACCATTGTGTGGATGATGGCTTATGTCAAAAAGCGCTCGTGGAGGCCTAACTATCACGAGAGGGGGGTGTCCATGGAGAACGTTAACAACACAGCTTCTGTAAACGGAAAATGGACAAGCACGGTGGATCTACCGGGGTCGATACCGGAGTCCAAACACGCACTCACACCCGTCGCTGAGGACGCCATTCCTCCTAAAGTTGAGAACATTTATGTGGTGTCGCCTACAGGTGTTAATCCCATTGGAATTGTTAATCCTGGATACAATATTGAACATATGTATTGA